In Deltaproteobacteria bacterium, the genomic stretch GATCTCTTTGGTCGATTGATCAAGCACTTTGTGGTCGTATGCCTTGAGGCAAACCCTTATCCTGTTGTTGGCCATCCTCGGCCTCCCCTTACTCCATGATCTCGGTGACCACGCCTGCCCCTACTGTGCGGCCACCCTCCCGGATGGCAAACCGCAACTCCCTCTCCAGGGCAATAGGTGTGATCAACTCCACCTGCAG encodes the following:
- a CDS encoding elongation factor Tu yields the protein LQVELITPIALERELRFAIREGGRTVGAGVVTEIME